The following coding sequences are from one Nitrospinota bacterium window:
- a CDS encoding site-2 protease family protein: protein MNWDTVIQNIIIQGPPFLMAISCHEAAHGWMAERLGDDTARMLGRITLNPLKHLDPMGTLVFFLTMATMSIGFGWARPVPVTSRKFHNPRRDWLWVALAGPVANLVLAALSAVGLHVLSGAVGPSTLAARGSIVVPVALMLRMSVYINVLLAIFNLLPVYPLDGSHVLEGLLPLRQAAHFSRLKPYGFMILLALIFTGFIDKILFPVVFLVTRMMAV, encoded by the coding sequence ATGAACTGGGACACGGTCATCCAGAACATCATCATCCAAGGACCGCCCTTCCTGATGGCCATCTCGTGCCACGAGGCGGCCCACGGCTGGATGGCCGAGAGGCTGGGCGATGATACCGCCCGTATGCTGGGCCGGATTACCCTCAATCCGCTCAAACACTTAGACCCTATGGGCACGCTGGTCTTCTTCCTCACCATGGCGACTATGTCGATCGGGTTTGGGTGGGCGAGGCCCGTCCCCGTGACCAGCCGGAAGTTCCACAACCCCCGGCGAGACTGGCTCTGGGTGGCTCTTGCGGGCCCTGTGGCCAACCTGGTGCTGGCGGCCTTGAGTGCCGTAGGGCTCCACGTTCTGAGCGGAGCGGTAGGCCCCTCCACGCTGGCCGCCCGGGGGAGCATCGTGGTGCCGGTCGCCCTCATGCTCCGGATGAGCGTCTACATCAACGTCCTGCTGGCCATATTCAACCTCTTGCCCGTCTATCCCCTCGACGGCAGCCACGTGCTCGAAGGGCTGTTGCCGCTGCGCCAAGCGGCCCACTTCAGCCGGCTCAAACCCTACGGCTTCATGATTCTCCTGGCGCTTATCTTTACCGGCTTTATCGATAAGATTCTCTTTCCCGTGGTCTTCCTGGTCACCCGGATGATGGCGGTCTGA
- a CDS encoding CCA tRNA nucleotidyltransferase: MHVMTSKKSVKSLVVERVAPDILRLLEAAGSAAEAEGMAAYAVGGLVRDLFIGIENDDVDIVVEGDGLKVAGSMAALLGARLQPHEQFGTAVLLLPDGFRLDVATARVEFYEYPAAPPVVEASSVKDDLFRRDFTINTLAIKLNEPDAFHLVDCFEGRRDIEERTISVLHEASFVEDPARVFRAIRFEQRLGFSIGRQTLALLNEAVVGDFVGRLAPARLATELRYMLEEKQPLKMVRRMAELDVLRFIHPSFAGPSEERPILQSLEEVMALDGLNDLDLPLERWFIYLLALLDPLPAEEASAVGHRLALPERLQEALERFWDQRTRVADVVEREPPPRPSEVYRALEDVAPEALMVLIARTDKEEARRRLSHYLTKTRTVEPAIGGEDLIAIGFEPGPRFKEILETVRDRRIDGELKTKDEEIAFVRETYGPPPR; the protein is encoded by the coding sequence ATGCACGTAATGACCTCCAAAAAGAGCGTGAAGAGCCTGGTGGTGGAGAGGGTGGCGCCCGATATTCTTCGCCTTCTTGAGGCGGCGGGCAGCGCCGCCGAGGCCGAGGGGATGGCCGCCTACGCCGTTGGGGGCCTCGTGCGCGACCTCTTCATTGGCATTGAGAACGACGATGTGGACATCGTAGTCGAGGGCGACGGCCTGAAGGTCGCCGGTAGCATGGCGGCCCTGCTGGGAGCCCGGCTCCAGCCTCACGAGCAATTCGGGACGGCCGTCCTGCTCCTGCCCGATGGCTTCCGGCTGGACGTCGCCACGGCCAGGGTGGAATTCTACGAATATCCTGCCGCACCGCCGGTGGTTGAGGCGTCGTCGGTGAAGGACGACCTATTTAGGCGGGACTTCACCATAAACACCCTGGCAATCAAGCTCAACGAACCGGACGCCTTCCACCTGGTGGATTGTTTCGAGGGCCGGCGAGATATCGAGGAGCGGACCATCAGTGTGCTCCATGAGGCGAGCTTTGTCGAGGACCCTGCGAGGGTCTTCAGGGCCATCCGGTTTGAGCAGCGCCTCGGTTTCTCCATCGGCCGCCAGACCCTTGCTCTCCTCAATGAGGCCGTGGTCGGGGACTTCGTAGGCCGGCTTGCTCCGGCCAGGCTCGCAACCGAGCTTCGCTACATGTTGGAAGAAAAGCAGCCTCTGAAAATGGTCCGGCGGATGGCCGAGCTCGACGTGCTACGCTTCATCCATCCCTCCTTTGCCGGACCCAGCGAGGAGCGCCCTATCCTCCAAAGCCTCGAGGAGGTGATGGCGTTGGACGGGCTTAACGACCTCGACTTACCCCTGGAGCGATGGTTCATCTACCTCCTGGCCCTGTTGGACCCCCTGCCGGCCGAGGAGGCCAGCGCGGTCGGCCATCGGCTGGCACTGCCGGAGCGGCTCCAGGAGGCGCTGGAGCGATTTTGGGACCAGCGCACCCGTGTGGCCGACGTCGTGGAACGCGAGCCGCCGCCGAGGCCGAGCGAGGTCTACCGCGCCCTGGAGGATGTGGCGCCCGAAGCCCTAATGGTGCTCATCGCTCGAACGGATAAAGAAGAAGCACGCCGCCGGCTCTCCCACTATCTCACGAAGACCCGAACGGTGGAGCCGGCAATTGGTGGAGAGGACCTCATCGCCATAGGGTTTGAGCCGGGCCCCCGCTTCAAGGAGATTCTCGAGACTGTCCGGGACCGCCGAATCGACGGGGAGCTTAAGACCAAGGACGAGGAAATTGCCTTCGTCCGGGAGACCTACGGGCCCCCGCCGCGTTGA